The Hemibagrus wyckioides isolate EC202008001 linkage group LG12, SWU_Hwy_1.0, whole genome shotgun sequence genome includes a window with the following:
- the LOC131362445 gene encoding intraflagellar transport protein 57 homolog, which translates to MKRSLDNSRSRPQSQLDVGILNCKTRLTTLTVSSSNRLGGKKNMADDRRREDEDDRSPGLQHQMFLIMEDFLDRLKLLDYEEQVLVKHNMKPLSRHYFVASSYTQSNPGEQFYMFSVIAAWLITLCGRSFETPQEYDDPNAIVSNILTHLRALGGLVEFPPSKLKSGSGEHVCYVLDRLAEEALNCRQFVWKRPLYPSEQLEEESVLEDDAELTLSKVEDLTEEAAEFEDVIDLEELKSRTSQSEERGQGPEMILESVTDSAEWNLEIERVLPQLKVSVRTDIKDWRCHVSQMRQHQDGIKSSLKEAKAYLDKLLEEISKTQEKVSSREKYINTQLEHLITDYRNAQSKFCEVKELHQQASRGVTERTRTIAEINEELEKVKQEMDEKGSSMSDGVPVVKIRQSLTKLKQEIQEMDVRMGVVEQTLLQAKLKEKSNMTRDMHATHITEITTHTYS; encoded by the exons ATGAAGCGCTCTCTAGATAATTCACGTTCGCGTCCCCAGTCTCAGCTGGACGTCGGTATACTAAACTGCAAAACCCGGCTCACAACATTGACGGTCAGCAGCAGTAACCGCCTGGGTGGCAAGAAGAACATGGCAGATGATCGTCGAAGAGAAGACGAAGATGACCGGAGTCCTGGATTACAGCACCAGATGTTTCTGATTATGGAGGACTTCTTAGATAGATTAAAACTGTTGGATTATGAAGAACAAGTCCTTGTGAAGCACAACATGAAACCTCTATCCAG gcATTATTTTGTAGCAAGTTCATACACGCAAAGTAACCCTGGAGAACAGTTCTACATGTTCAGCGTCATCGCAGCTTGGCTCATAACACTGTGTGGCCGGTCATTCGAAACCCCACAAGAATATGATGACCCCAATGCGATTGTCTCAAACATCCTTACGCACCTCAGGGCACTG GGTGGGCTGGTTGAATTTCCTCCTTCAAAGCTGAAGTCTGGTTCAGGGGAACATGTGTGCTACGTCTTGGACCGCCTGGCAGAGGAAGCCCTGAATTGTAGACAGTTTGTCTGGAAGAG GCCTCTCTACCCCTCAGAGCAGTTGGAGGAGGAGTCTGTGCTGGAGGATGATGCCGAGCTCACGCTCAGCAAAGTGGAGGACTTgact GAGGAGGCTGCCGAGTTTGAAGACGTTATTGATCTGGAGGAACTGAAGTCCAGAACTAGTCAGAGT gaGGAGAGAGGGCAGGGACCAGAGATGATCCTGGAGTCAGTGACCGATTCTGCAGAATGGAATTTGGAGATAGAGAGGGTTCTGCCCCAACTCAAAGTCTCTGTCCGCACAGATATTAAG GATTGGCGGTGCCATGTGAGCCAAATGCGTCAACACCAAGATGGCATCAAAAGCTCTTTGAAAGAGGCCAAG GCATATCTAGATAAACTGCTGGAAGAGATCAGTAAGACTCAAGAGAAAGTGAGCAGCAGAGAGAAGTACATCAACACACAGCTAGAACACCTAATCACAGACTACAGGAATGCACAATCAAAATTCTGTGAG gtcaaGGAGCTGCATCAGCAGGCCAGTAGAGGAGTGACTGAGAGAACTAGAACTATAGCAGAG ATCAATGAGGAGCTTGAGAAAGTGAAGCAGGAGATGGATGAGAAGGGCAGCAGCATGTCAGACGGAG ttCCAGTAGTAAAGATCCGGCAGAGTCTGACTAAGTTAAAGCAGGAGATCCAGGAGATGGATGTGCGCATGGGGGTTGTGGAACAAACACTGTTGCAGGCCAAACTCAAGGAAAAGAGCAACATGACCAGAGACATGCAtgccacacacatcacagagattactacacacacctactcataa